DNA from Selenomonadales bacterium:
CAGCAGACACATGCTGATTTCCGCCAAAAATATTCGGAGAAATAAAAGAAGTAGGCATTCTGGAGATAGAATGCCTACTGTTTTTTTATATTGTAATAACATTTTGTCGCCAATGCACAAATAAGAGATAGGGTAAGAAGTGCCGTAAGCAAAAGGAGCAGTATGGTGGCGATATGTTCGATGCGCATAAGCCAATCGAATGAAGTATCGTGCGATTGGAATACAGGTATGGCTGTCGTTTCCAGCGCGAACCGAAGCGGATCGAACAGAAGATATGCCAAGAGGCCTGCGAGGATAGCATGGAGCAGTCTGGCGATCATGTACGGCTTCATGCTGATCCCTGCTTCCATGACGATGCTGGCTACCTGCCCGTGTACGGACAATCCGCTCCAAGCGATGATGGCGCTGACCAAAGTGATCTTTTCGATGAGGGGAGATGATGATTCACTGACGGCAAGGGCGCCAAGATCGATCTCGAATAAGCCCGAAACGAGTGCGTGTGCAGATGCGGTATCGAAGTTGATCAGAAAAAGCAGACTGCCGAATAAGGCGGCAAGACAATCTGTGACACCTACTGTCGATAAGATGCGAAGAAATACGGAAAACAAAATGATAAATCCGCCGATCAAAAGACTGGTCTGCATCGATTCTCGTACAGCATCGCCGAGCAGCTTGCCGAATGGGCGGTTGTCTTCGCGTCTTGCTTTTACCAGTGCTGACAGTGCGCGCGGAAGCAGACGGGCAGAAACAGCAGTAAGCGGTAAGGTATGTGATTCGTCGCGGGATCTGCCGTGAAAGCGAAACAACAGTCCTACGAGCAAACTGCCGCCGTAATGTGCAATAGCAAGTGTTGCGCCGAGCTCAG
Protein-coding regions in this window:
- the ylbJ gene encoding sporulation integral membrane protein YlbJ; this translates as MKFRTFPLGTYAGALISLFLTLAMIYYPKDVFDSAMIGLNLWWSVVFPSLLPFFILSEILMGIGIVHFIGVLLEPLMRPLFNVPGIGAFALSLGLASGYPMDAVITSNFRKNNLCTAIEAERLLSFTNTADPLFMFGAVAVGMFGMPELGATLAIAHYGGSLLVGLLFRFHGRSRDESHTLPLTAVSARLLPRALSALVKARREDNRPFGKLLGDAVRESMQTSLLIGGFIILFSVFLRILSTVGVTDCLAALFGSLLFLINFDTASAHALVSGLFEIDLGALAVSESSSPLIEKITLVSAIIAWSGLSVHGQVASIVMEAGISMKPYMIARLLHAILAGLLAYLLFDPLRFALETTAIPVFQSHDTSFDWLMRIEHIATILLLLLTALLTLSLICALATKCYYNIKKQ